In Corythoichthys intestinalis isolate RoL2023-P3 chromosome 11, ASM3026506v1, whole genome shotgun sequence, a single genomic region encodes these proteins:
- the arr3b gene encoding arrestin 3b, retinal (X-arrestin) isoform X1: MSKVFKKTSGNGHIALYLGKRDFVDNVDSVEVVDGVVKVDPSGLDGRKVFVYLACAFRYGSEDLDVIGLSCRKDIWINRVQVYPPTDGNATKSPMQESLLKKVGEQGCPFSFQMPPNLPCSVSLQPGPNDSGKACGVDFEVKAYLANEANSATETIEKKDTCRLMIRKIQFAPTKNSAGPKAEITKQFMMSDKPVHMEAALDKEVYCHGDPITVSVKINNETTKIVKKIQIIVEQLTNVVLYSSDTYTKTVLTEEFGETINANSTFEKTFQVTPLLANNKEKRGLSVDGRLKDEDTHLASTTLSQDNKEMQGIIVSYKVKVNLMVSGGGLLGGLTSSDVTVELPLTLMSPKPAGKLRSFSNIFSSQCVFHDLFNWLFVLSAAAHGRSQFGLKASVVQNGHHHRNHGRLRRHVALITVSRTRELNDSDGQRSLRPHLCIS; the protein is encoded by the exons ATGTCAAA AGTTTTCAAGAAGACCAGCGGCAATGGACAT ATTGCCTTGTACTTGGGCAAAAGAGACTTTGTGGACAACGTGGATTCAGTGGAAGTGGTTG ATGGAGTTGTTAAAGTGGACCCTTCCGGACTCGATGGCAGAAAAG TCTTCGTATACCTGGCGTGTGCCTTTCGCTACGGAAGTGAAGATTTGGACGTGATCGGACTGTCCTGCAGGAAAGATATCTGGATAAATCGCGTTCAGGTGTACCCGCCCACTGACGGAAATGCGACCAAATCGCCGATGCAGGAATCCCTCCTGAAGAAAGTCGGAGAGCAAGGGTGTCCCTTTTCCTTTCAG ATGCCACCAAATCTCCCCTGCTCAGTTTCCTTACAGCCTGGACCCAATGATTCCGGCAAG GCTTGCGGAGTGGACTTTGAGGTCAAAGCGTACCTTGCCAATGAAGCAAATAGCGCTACCGAAACCATTGAGAAAAA GGACACTTGCCGCCTGATGATTCGAAAAATCCAGTTCGCGCCAACAAAAAACAGTGCCGGACCCAAGGCTGAAATCACCAAGCAGTTCATGATGTCAGACAAACCCGTTCACATGGAAGCCGCTCTCGACAAAGAG GTCTATTGCCATGGTGACCCCATCACCGTCAGTGTAAAAATCAACAATGAAACCACTAAAATTGTGAAGAAAATACAAATCATAG TCGAGCAGCTGACAAACGTGGTCCTGTATTCTTCTGACACTTATACCAAGACTGTCCTCACGGAGGAGTTTGG GGAAACAATTAATGCCAACTCCACGTTTGAGAAGACCTTCCAAGTGACCCCACTGCTTGCCAATAACAAAGAGAAGAGAGGACTTTCCGTGGATGGTCGGCTAAAAGACGAAGACACGCACCTGGCATCCACTACTTT GAGTCAAGATAATAAGGAGATGCAAGGAATTATAGTGTCCTACAAAGTCAAAGTCAACCTAATGGTGTCTGGAGGAGG CCTGCTAGGTGGCCTGACATCGAG TGATGTCACAGTGGAGCTCCCTTTGACACTGATGTCCCCGAAGCCAGCCGGTAAGCTCAGATctttttctaacattttctcATCCCAATGTGTATTTCACGACTTATTTAATTGGCTGTTTGTCCTCTCCGCTGCGGCGCATGGCAGAAGT CAATTTGGACTAAAGGCCTCTGTAGTTCAG AACGGACATCACCATCGAAACCATGGACGACTAAGACGTCACGTCGCCCTTATTACAGTCAGCAGAACAAGGGAACTTAACGACAGTGACGGACAAAGGTCACTGCGCCCTCACTTATGTATTTCTTAG
- the arr3b gene encoding arrestin 3b, retinal (X-arrestin) isoform X2, whose product MSKVFKKTSGNGHIALYLGKRDFVDNVDSVEVVDGVVKVDPSGLDGRKVFVYLACAFRYGSEDLDVIGLSCRKDIWINRVQVYPPTDGNATKSPMQESLLKKVGEQGCPFSFQMPPNLPCSVSLQPGPNDSGKACGVDFEVKAYLANEANSATETIEKKDTCRLMIRKIQFAPTKNSAGPKAEITKQFMMSDKPVHMEAALDKEVYCHGDPITVSVKINNETTKIVKKIQIIVEQLTNVVLYSSDTYTKTVLTEEFGETINANSTFEKTFQVTPLLANNKEKRGLSVDGRLKDEDTHLASTTLSQDNKEMQGIIVSYKVKVNLMVSGGGDVTVELPLTLMSPKPAGKLRSFSNIFSSQCVFHDLFNWLFVLSAAAHGRSQFGLKASVVQNGHHHRNHGRLRRHVALITVSRTRELNDSDGQRSLRPHLCIS is encoded by the exons ATGTCAAA AGTTTTCAAGAAGACCAGCGGCAATGGACAT ATTGCCTTGTACTTGGGCAAAAGAGACTTTGTGGACAACGTGGATTCAGTGGAAGTGGTTG ATGGAGTTGTTAAAGTGGACCCTTCCGGACTCGATGGCAGAAAAG TCTTCGTATACCTGGCGTGTGCCTTTCGCTACGGAAGTGAAGATTTGGACGTGATCGGACTGTCCTGCAGGAAAGATATCTGGATAAATCGCGTTCAGGTGTACCCGCCCACTGACGGAAATGCGACCAAATCGCCGATGCAGGAATCCCTCCTGAAGAAAGTCGGAGAGCAAGGGTGTCCCTTTTCCTTTCAG ATGCCACCAAATCTCCCCTGCTCAGTTTCCTTACAGCCTGGACCCAATGATTCCGGCAAG GCTTGCGGAGTGGACTTTGAGGTCAAAGCGTACCTTGCCAATGAAGCAAATAGCGCTACCGAAACCATTGAGAAAAA GGACACTTGCCGCCTGATGATTCGAAAAATCCAGTTCGCGCCAACAAAAAACAGTGCCGGACCCAAGGCTGAAATCACCAAGCAGTTCATGATGTCAGACAAACCCGTTCACATGGAAGCCGCTCTCGACAAAGAG GTCTATTGCCATGGTGACCCCATCACCGTCAGTGTAAAAATCAACAATGAAACCACTAAAATTGTGAAGAAAATACAAATCATAG TCGAGCAGCTGACAAACGTGGTCCTGTATTCTTCTGACACTTATACCAAGACTGTCCTCACGGAGGAGTTTGG GGAAACAATTAATGCCAACTCCACGTTTGAGAAGACCTTCCAAGTGACCCCACTGCTTGCCAATAACAAAGAGAAGAGAGGACTTTCCGTGGATGGTCGGCTAAAAGACGAAGACACGCACCTGGCATCCACTACTTT GAGTCAAGATAATAAGGAGATGCAAGGAATTATAGTGTCCTACAAAGTCAAAGTCAACCTAATGGTGTCTGGAGGAGG TGATGTCACAGTGGAGCTCCCTTTGACACTGATGTCCCCGAAGCCAGCCGGTAAGCTCAGATctttttctaacattttctcATCCCAATGTGTATTTCACGACTTATTTAATTGGCTGTTTGTCCTCTCCGCTGCGGCGCATGGCAGAAGT CAATTTGGACTAAAGGCCTCTGTAGTTCAG AACGGACATCACCATCGAAACCATGGACGACTAAGACGTCACGTCGCCCTTATTACAGTCAGCAGAACAAGGGAACTTAACGACAGTGACGGACAAAGGTCACTGCGCCCTCACTTATGTATTTCTTAG